One genomic region from Bactrocera tryoni isolate S06 chromosome 3, CSIRO_BtryS06_freeze2, whole genome shotgun sequence encodes:
- the LOC120772770 gene encoding isochorismatase domain-containing protein 1-like, with product MAHRLRFLNPKKTLFLLCDIQEKFRPVIPLFEGLVTNANKLTKAGKEFEIPLIVSEQFPEKLGKTVPDLDISHAAAIISKTQFSMLVPELENKIKTIYGEKPCDIVLYGLESHVCIEQTAIDFLSCGINVYIVADCCTSRLNQDRDLALDRLREAGCVITTSESIIFNLLRDKNNPKFNVIRKLVNPPSLDMQLAKYGSSSSSGSKL from the exons ATGGCGCATCGTTTACGTTTTCTTAACCCCAAAAAAACTCTATTCCTTCTCTGTGATATCCAGGAGAAATTTCGACCAGTAATTCCACTATTCGAGGGGTTAGTGACGAATGCTAACAAATTG ACCAAAGCCGGTAAAGAGTTTGAAATTCCTCTTATAGTGTCAGAGCAATTTCCTGAAAAGCTTGGAAAAACTGTTCCCGATTTAGATATATCGCATGCTGCAGCTATTATAAGTAAAACCCAGTTCAGTATGCTTGTACcagaattggaaaataaaataaaaacaatatacgGAGAGAAACCTTGTGATATTGTACTCTATGGATTGGAG TCTCATGTATGTATCGAACAAACCGCAATCGATTTCTTAAGCTGCGGTATTAATGTTTATATTGTAGCCGATTGTTGCACTTCCCGTCTGAATCAGGACCGAGATTTGGCATTAGATCGCTTACGTGAAGCTGGTTGTGTAATTACCACTAGTGagagcataatttttaatttgctgcGCGATAAAAACAACCCAAAATTTAATGTGATTCGAAAACTAGTAAATCCGCCATCACTGGATATGCAATTGGCTAAGTATGGGTCTTCAAGTTCCTCTGGTTCTAAACTATAA
- the LOC120772016 gene encoding pupal cuticle protein Edg-78E-like gives MLKYSYVLLLVLVGAVAANEQDVQAELKSNYREIDAQGHFNYGYEATNGVEAKVQGDVNGIHGEYFLPGENGEKVRVTYTADSTGFHPNVEKSP, from the exons atgcttaaatattcgtat gtTTTGCTACTAGTTCTCGTGGGGGCTGTAGCCGCTAATGAGCAAGATGTCCAGGCAGAGTTAAAATCGAATTACCGCGAAATTGATGCTCAAGGACATTTCAACTATGGATATGAGGCAACCAATGGAGTGGAAGCTAAAGTACAGGGCGATGTTAATGGAATTCATGGTGAATATTTTCTTCCCGGTGAAAATGGTGAGAAGGTACGGGTAACTTATACAGCCGATTCAACTGGTTTTCATCCAAACGTTGAGAAGAGCCCTTGA